The Winogradskyella schleiferi genome contains the following window.
ATTTAACCAACAAAAACCACCAACCAAACACGATGTCTAAACTAAAAACGCTTTTAAAGAACCTTGGTCCTGGACTTTTATTTGCTAGTATGGCCATAGGTACGTCGCATTTAGTTCTTTCCACAAAGGCTGGCGCACAATATGGCTGGATTATGATTATTCCAATCATCTTAGCCAATGTCTTAAAATATCCTTTTTTTGAGTTTGGTATTCGCTATACTAATGTTACAGGAAAAAGTATTATTGAAGGTTACCATAAAAGAGGCAAAGGCTATTTGTGGCTTTATGCTTTGATAACTTTGATAACGAGTGTGGCAGGTCCTGCTGCACTTTGTTCGATAACCGCAGGACTTTTTATCAACCTCTTTGGTATTGAAGGTATTTCCTTTACTACGATTGCCGTTTGCTTATTTGTTTTTAATAGTATTTTATTAATTATTGGTAAGTATAAACTTTTAGAGACCACTTTAAAATTTCTAATTCCTATCCTATTTATTGCTTTGCTGGCAACAACTATTCTTGTTATCAATTCAGGATCGGCAACGACCATAGTTAACTTTGATCCACCTAAACTATTTGACGAATTAGGTGTTTTGTTTTTGATCACATTAATTGGTTGGATGCCTACAGCTGTTGAAGCCAGTAGCTGGTTGAGTCTTTGGAGTGCTGAAAAATATAAGGTTGACCAATATAAACCAACTTTGAAAGATGCGTTACGGGAATTTAATACGGGTTATATATTAACGGCTAATCTTGCTATTTTCTTCCTAATTATTGGATGTATGACACTTTACGGTTCTGGAACCGAATTGAGCGGTAATGCCATAACCTTTGCGGATCAGGTCATCACGTTATTTACCATCCATATTGGTGATTGGGCCTATGTTTTTATAGCAGTATCTGCCTTTGCAACAATGTACAGCACTTGCCTTACGCAACACGATGCCATTTCGAGGGTTAGTATTGATATCATTGGATTACTTGTTGGAAAACATGAAAAATTTGCTGGTAAAAAATACTACGCTATAGGCATCATTATTATAGCTATTGTTAGCATAGTTGTCCTCTATACTCTGGGTGCTAATTTGGAATTAATCCTTGCAATTGCAACAACGACCTCATTCGTTTTGGCACCAATTATTGGGTATATGAATTTGAGAAATGTGATGAGCAGTGATGTTCCCGAAGCTGATCGTCCTAAAAGAGGATTACAAACATTGACTTATCTCGGAATCAGTTTTTTGTCATTGCTGGCGTTTTATTATGGTTGGATTTTGATTTTTTGAAATTAATGGCATTCAACTAAGACTATATTTTCATATCGAAAAATTCACCTGTTGCGAAAACAAGTTCATTAATCAGTGGAAGAATTTGTTAACGTGAATAATTAGGGGCCTCCTTAGTAATTGTCACATCATGTGGGTGACTTTCGTTAATGCCAGAACTTGTAATCTTTACAAAACGACCTGATTCTTTTAAGGTTTCGATGTCTTTGGCACCACAATAACCCATTCCTGCTCTAAGACCACCTACAAATTGATGGATACTTTCTACCAATTCGCCTTTATAAGGCACACGACCAACAATACCTTCTGGCACTAATTTTTTGATATCATCTTCTACATCTTGAAAATAACGGTCTTTACTTCCCTGTTTCATGGCTTCAACAGAACCCATGCCTCTATAAGATTTGAATTTTCGGCCTTCGTAGATAATGGTTTCTCCCGGACTTTCTTTTGTTCCCGCTAAGAGCGATCCTAACATTACGGTATCTGCTCCTGCTGCAATCGCTTTAGGAATATCGCCTGTATAACGAATACCTCCATCAGCAATAACAGGAACACCAGTGCCTTTTATCGCAGCAGCTACTTCTAAAACCGCAGAAAACTGAGGAAATCCAACGCCTGCCACTACTCTAGTTGTACAAATTGAACCTGGACCAATTCCGACTTTAACGGCATCTGCACCAGCTTCAACTAAATATTTTGCGGCTTCACCTGTCGCAATATTGCCGACAATAACTTCAAGCTTAGGGAATTTCTTTTTAATTTCTTTAAGCACCATGACTACGCCTTTGGTATGACCATGAGCTGTGTCTATAATTACCGCATCAACACCAGCTTTTACCAAAGCTGAGGCTCTTTCTACCGCATCACCTGTAACTCCAATAGCAGCAGCCACACGCAATCTTCCGAAAGTATCTTTATTAGCATTTGGCTTTTGGGTCACTTTAGTAATGTCTCTAAATGTAATTAGCCCTACTAATTTAAAGTTGTCATCTACGATGAGTAATTTTTCGATTTTATTTTGTTGAAGTATTTTTTCAGCATCCTTTAAAGAGGTTCCGACAGCGGCAGTAACCAAGTTTTCCTTGGTCATAACTTCTACGATTGGCTTAGTGTTTTCGTGCTCGAAGCGTAAATCGCGATTGGTTACAATCCCTTTTAGTTTTCCGTCGTCATCCACAATCGGTATGCCGCCAATACTATGTTCTGCCATATTGGACTTGGCATCGAAAACTGTTGCCGTTAATGGTAAGGTAACTGGGTCGATGATCATACCGCTTTCCGCACGTTTTACACGACGCACTTTATCAGCTTGTTGCTCAATCGTCATGTTCTTATGCAACACACCTATTCCGCCTTCTTGTGCCATGGCAATTGCCATTTTACTTTCGGTTACCGTATCCATTGCTGCGGAAATCACAGGAATGTTAATAGTAATGTTTCGTGTAAATTTTGTTTGAATATTGACTTCGCGTGGTAGTACTTCAGAAAATGCTGGAACTAATAGGACGTCATCGTAAGTGAGACCTTCACCTAAGATTTTATTTTCGTGTGCTGTCATGGCAATTAGGATATAATTGCGCACAAAGATACAACTAATATTACATTTAAAGTTATTAAAATGTAACTTCTAAAGTTGTAAACCAGTTACGAGGTGCAGAAGAAATAATTCCCGGTCCTGGATAGCCTGTGGCCCGTCTTGTAAAATAGGCGTTATCCAGTAAATTATTGACTCCTGTTTCTAGTTTAAACCTTTTGTAAGTATATGATAATGATAGGTCCAAAATATCATACTCTGGAATTTCTCCTATGACTCCGCTGAGATTTGATTCTACCGAATTCGTTGCATCTGTAAATTGACGACCCAAATAAGTGTATTGCACATTGGCCATCAAATTTTTATATCCTAATCGCAATCCTGTTTTTAAATTTAAATCTGGAACAAATTCTACATTATTGCCTTCAATTCCTGGTTGGTCAGAGCTCGTGTATTCCGATTTTATGAATGACGTATTAATAAAATAATTAAGACTGAAATCATTATTCATTTTGAACAACTTCTTTAAATTAAAATCGAATAAAGATTCCACGCCAAACATTAGGGCATCGCCAATATTACCTCGTTCACTTACTACTCGGCCATCTGCCAGTCCTTTTTGAACAAATCCAATTCTACCATTATAAAATAAAGCGAATGCACCAACATCGTAAGAGACAAAAGATTTATAATTTCCTCTTAGACCTAAATCTATGGTAAATCCATCTTCATCTGTAATGTCTGGATTTATTACAAAAGCAGGATTGTTGATATTAATATCCGAAAACGTAACGGAACGGTAATTCTGGGAAATATTTCCATAAACCTCTAGACTCGTGGTTGGTTTATAACTAAGTCCCAAGCCTAACAGAACAAAATTCCTTTCAAAATCACGATTATCTTCTACGGTTTCTTCAAAAATAACATTGCCAGCTGCATCTGTGTTGATGCGTTTGTAAAACCCTTCGCTTTCAGTCTTTATATACTCGAATCGAAAACCTGGTGTAACCGAAAACTTATCATTCAGGTAAAAGATATTTTCACCGAATACAGCTACATTCAAGTTGGGAAAATCAAAATCTGATTGATCTGAATAATTTGGAAATTCGTCGGTTCTTATATTAAAATCAGGACCTATTCCATCCGAACCAGGTCCTTGTTGCTGACTATTATTCGCATTATAAAATTTTGAACCGATTAAGAATGTTGCCTCTTTATTGAATATTTGGTAATTACTTAATAGACGTGTTTCAAAACCGTAATTATTAAAATCGCCTTTTATTAAATCGCGTTCCACACCAGGATCTACTTGACTCACTCTATTGGTTCTAAAACCTAATGCATTTCTGGAGGCATTCAATCCGAAAAAATTAAACGTAAAGTTGGTGTCTTCTGAAAATTGATGTGCGAATTTAACATTGTAAAGCAACCAATCTACCTCGAACCAATTTCGAGCTCTATTGCTTTGATAAGGGTTTTCATTGAACATGCTATCTGTTAATCCACCAGCTTGTTGCGCTAAATAGTCTAAATAGGTAAGCTCTGCAGCCAACGAGGTGTTCTCATTAAACTGATATCCAATATGTGCATAAATATTTTTAGATTCGAATTCTGAATTTGGTCGAAAACCATCGCCCTTTTTATAGTTGAAAAATGTGTAATAACTCCATTTGTTTTTTGTACCACTCAGACTCGTGAAATTGGTATATAAACCAAAACTTCCTAAAGTGTTTCTGGTAATGAGTTCGATTGGCTTATTTGGATTAGGTTCTTTCATCACAAAATTAATGAGTCCTCCAAATTGTGTTCCATACTGTAAGGACGCAGCACCACGAATGACCTGAATTTGCTTTAACCCTTCGGAAGCTGGCGAGTAATAACTTTCAGGGTAACCTAAAACATCTGCGCTAATATCGTAACCATTCTGTCTGGTGTTGAAATTGGCCGTTCGGTTTGGATCCAGTCCACGACCACCAATGTTAAGTTGTAATCCTGCATCATCATTTTGGTAAATATTTAAACCTGCCACCTGGCTGTACAATTGTCTAGCATTATTGGTTGCCAAATTTGCCATGGATTGTTCTACTAAAACCACTTCAGTTTTTTTACCGGCATAAATGGCTGTTTCTTCGACATCCCTTAATCGTGTTAACTCGAATACCTTGTTTTTACGTGCTGTGATTTCGACAGCTGTCAATGCTTCGCCTATGGTTTCTAATTGCTGATTTAAAACAACATCATCTTCAATTATTAGGTCAATTTCGATAATTTGATGTTCAAACGAAAAGAATACTAAACTTAGTTTTTGCTTTTTGGTAGTAAATTCATAATAACCTTCCGAATTTGACTTCGCCAATAATCCTGTAACCTTATCGTAAACTTCAACATTGTTTAGTGGTTGTTGTGATACTTTGCTCGTCACAATACCAGAGACCTTATGTTGTGCGCTTATAAAAAATACACTGACAAAAAATATTATGAATAAACTATAGTCCTTTAATTTCATCCTTAAATGGTAAAATCCAATTTTTTGGTTTAAATGATTCCGTTTGCTTTAACAAATCTACTTTTGGGTCGATATAACGTTCACTAGAACGTCCGTTAAGCGCCACGTAACTGTCCACATAAATTTCGATATTTTCATGCCCTTGCGCTTTGAAATGTTGCTCTAAATACTTTGCGTATTCCAAAATAAAATCAGGTTGCGTGCTCATTTGTTTTTCTTGAAACGGCGTTAAAAAATCTGAATTATTGACCGAAAACGACTGTGCTTTTTTAGCATCAACAATCTTGAATTCAGCATAACCCGCTTTTTCCATTAACATCACGCGCCACGAAAAACGATAGCCTTCTTCTGTCCAAAATAATTCATTGGGATACAACATATACCGAAATGGCAAAAGTAATTGAATAGCGAAAAACAACCCTAAAATTGGTAGAATTATATTTTGATTTGAAAAGCTATATGTTGATGTTTCAAGTTTTACATATTTCAACTTTAAAAATTTGAATAGTTTTCGAAACACCTCCAATAGGCGTTCATGTACTTTTGCATCGAAAAAAATTAAGGTGCCTACAATCATTACATAAGGAAACATTCCGATAGGAAACAAAACCCGAGTAAAAATGTGGAAAAACACCACAAGGACGAATGCAAAAACGCGCGTGCGTTTATAAAGTAATAAAAAAGGAATACTTAAATCATACAACATTCCAGACCAACTCATAGCGATGTGAAACCATTCTTGTTGCAAAATGTTGTCTCCAATAAATGGTAGATCATATTTGGATGGTAGCCATATTTTTAGTGGCATTGCCTTGAATAACCAATCACTATTAATTTTAGCTAAACCAGCGTAAACATAAACGATACCTAACAATAGTTTAATAGCATCAATTGTCCATTTAGGGATTTGATGGTATTGCTTTTTTCTAATGATAGCATCTAAAGAAAAGTAAGCACTAGCTGGTAAAAAACACATCAATAAACTCAACACACTTATAAAATAATAGTGATTCAGATAGGTGGTCTTATCCATTAACTCGATATACGTGAAGCTTAAAAAAAAGGTTATGATAGCTATTCTGTACTTTAAGCCTAAAGCTATAAATGCAGCTGAAAGTCCGCAAATAATAAAAAGAAGATAAGTGTAATTGCCAATGGGTTTTATAAATTCGAACCCATAATAAGAAAAATGAAATTTTGGTTCAATATATAATTTCTCAATCCAGCCATAGGACCAAAATCGAATAATACTTGCCAACATCATAACCCCAAAACCTATTCTGAATACCGCCAAAGGTGCCGCATTGGATCGTGCTTTGAAATATGTATTTAGTTTACTTGGCATATAGCAAAAAAAAGGATTCTCATTGATGAGAATCCTTTTGAGATTTTAAATATATTCTAATCACCATCGGCATCGACATAATCGACACTTATATTCAAGGCTTGTAACATGTCTACTTTCAACAGCACCACTGCCATTTGCAAAGCATCAAAAGCTTCAGTCATTTTGGTGTTATCTGTGTTAATCTGAGTGGTAAAATTATTATCCAAGATATTGATTTTAGATTGTGCAATATCAAACTGATTATTGATTAATGTGCTTAAATCCTCACCATTTTTAATGGTATTCAAATAATCTAAATATGACGCTAAACTTTCACCTGACGTATTTCCATTATATGCTTTTCCGTTAAAAAAGTCTTTTACCGAAGCTAAAGCTTCAGTCGCTAATGCTTTGGAAATATTACTTCTGTAATACCCTTCAACCTTTTCAGGCAAAGGTGTTGCAGAGAAATTACCAGCTGGAATTCCAATTTTATTAGCTCTCAATCCTTTTTCATAATAGAACATATAATCATTAACTAACTTATTTATTGAACCTGTTGCTGTATTACTAGAATTGCCAATAAAAGTCTGTGCATAAGTTGACCAATCTGTGGTAACATCTTGTGTTAAAGCTTTCATTTGATCAGTTACATCCGATGCGTAAGCCAAATACTTAGAAGCATCAGGATTTGTTGTATAAAACTCTAATAGCTCTGTGTCATTATCTGCCAAACCATATAACATGTAATCTAAAGCAGGAAAACCTACGGCATCATTATTATTAACATTCGCCAAATCGTAGCTCTGAGATTGAATATTATTCTGAATATCTGTAATATTTGTTGGATAGATATTCATTTGAAAAACATAATTAATTTCTTCTGCTCTTCCAATAGTGAACATTTCAGCAGACTGCCATACGCTGTAAGCGTTGTACCAAGACGTTCTAAAAGCGTCTAAATTAACTTGATTTGGTACAGCGACAAATGCATTTTTTTGAGTCACCAAATCTGATAGTTTAAAGTTTAAATCTTCATAAACAGGTACAATAATATTGTCAGCCAAATTGGTCAATAAAGCTGTTCTATCAAAATTATCGTTAGTAGTCCCAGGACCTTCATCTGAAGAACTACAAGCAGCAGCTACAAAAACAATAGCTAAAAGAATCAGTGCTTTTTTAATCATATTTATTATTTTTTTCAGTTTGCAAAGATACTTAAGCATAAGTACTCTACCTAATGAATACTTATACTTAATAATCCATCAATCTTTAATTTACAGTTTGCTCAACCGTAAAGTCAAAACGATCTGCAATCGTATTAGAAATAGTATCTATAGTGTCTGCAGTGACATCCCATAAGCCATTATCTGCTGATACTTGCGCCATAAACGCATCAACCTCAGATTTTGAAAAATAAGGCGTGGTAGTTCCTGGTACTCTCGTAAATTGCAAGCTATAAACAAAACCAAAACCTTCAGATAATTGATGAAAAGCACTTGCCATATCACCTTCAGCCAATATCGTTTTTCCTCTTTGTAAGTAGTATACACCTCTTACTGCAAGAACTTTTGAAATGTTTTCTCTTATAATTTCAGCTTGTTCATCTCTAACCGTATAATTTTTAGCTACGATAGCAGCTCTTCCCAATTTAAAAGCATCGAAAACAGTTTGTGCAATACCAGTAAAATCTTCGTCAGAATCTACACGGTCCATGTATTCGCTTAAAAAGGAATCTGCATCTAAGCTCGGCATTGTAGCATCTGCTTCAGCTCCATATAAGTAACCGAAAGCTTCATCCCATTTGTGCTCCATTGTCGTATAGGATTTTCCATCTTCTACCACATCATTATCATTATTTGTAATATTTGAAGCCTCATCTAAAACCGCTGGACTGAGGTAATTGTTAAGAATTTGGTCGGTCATTAAACTACCAATTAAACCCTTCGCCACTAATTGATTGATTTCAAAACCTTTTTCGTTGATATATCGCACAGATCCGCCTCCAGCTTGTTGTAATTGACCTGCAGTACCAGCCGACGCTGTGTTATTCCAATTTGGAAAAACATTAGTCACCTGATCGGAAATCCAAGTATCAAACTGCGATTTTATAGCATTGGCTTCTGTTGTATTGGCAGAGTAATAATCCTTGGATGCAGCAACTTTACTTCGTATACTTTTATCTGACGCATTTAAATCCGCATCAGCGAAATCTGAAGCACCTTCAACATGGGCAAACATCGCATCTAACTGTGATTCTGTGTAGGAGTCATCCCTTAATGCACTTACAAATTCTTCGCCCATTGCAATTCTAGTAGTTTGTCCACTAAAACTCACCGTTGTAGTTCCATCTCTTTCAAATTGATAGGTGGTTGGCGCAACTACCTGTGGTTCTGATGCTCCGTTGTCATCATCACTAGAGCATGAGGTTAAAATACTTCCAATTACAAATAAACTTAAGGCTATTTTTTTCATTTTAATGATACGTTTAATCGTTTTGCTATTCTTATTAAGACTTGTTATAAATAATATTTCAATTAAAGATGCAAATTTAAAACAGATATTTACATTATCAAATTTTATTTAGATTAAATTTAAATAAACTTGTGTCATGTTGTTTTTCAATTACTTAAAAATACATTGAATGAAAGTATAATAATTTGAATACTGAAATGTTATCAAAATGGGGTTGATTAACTACTTCTAAAGCGTGAAAGGTTCGCTTCAAATATCCAAATCATACTAATGGTATTTGCTGAAAATCTTAGTAGCTTCATTATAAGAACTTTCAAAACTCATCGCATTAAGATCATGCGCTTTTTTCTGAGTGAAGTACGATAACATTTTTTCAGTTGGCATATTGCCTGTTAAGTCATCTTTTGCCATTGGGCAACCACCAAATCCTTGAATAGCACCATCAAAACGTCGGCAACCAGCTTTATAGGCGGCATCAATTTTTTCGAACCAAGTGCTTGGTGTGGTATGTAAATGGGCTCCGAATTCTATGTTGGGATAATCTGGAATTAATTGTGAAAATAAATAATCAATATTTTCGGCATCAGAGCTTCCAATGGTATCACTTAGCGATAAAATACCAACGCCCATTTTAGCCAAACGTTCCGTCCACTCGCCAACGATATCTACATTCCAAGGATCACCATAAGGATTTCCAAATCCCATGGAAATATAGACAACTACTTTTTTTTGGCTATTTTCTGCGATTTCCAAAATTTCAGAAAGCGTGATTACAGATTGAGCAATGGTTTTATGCGTATTTCGCATTTGAAAGTTTTCGGAAATTGAAAACGGAAATCCTAAATAATCGATTTCAGAATGTTGTGATGCATCCGTTGCGCCTCTGGTATTGGCAATAATGGCAAGTAGTTTACTTTCAGTTTTGCTTAAATCCAATTGTGCTAAAACTTCGGCTGTGTCCACCATTTGAGGAATCGCTTTTGGCGATACAAAACTACCAAAATCAATAGTATCAAAACCTACGCGTAATAAGGATTGAATGTATTGTATCTTTTGCTGCGTAGGAATAAAATCCTTAATACCTTGCATGGCATCGCGCGGACATTCTATGATTTTAACGGCTTTGTTCATTGGTTCAAATATACGGTTTAGGATAGGGATTTGAAAGCCATAATTATTAACATGAATAGATCGATTGAAATTTTTATTTTTGACACCAATTTCACGAATTAGCACGAATATATAGTGGACATTAGTGAAATTCCTGTCAGTAAGTTTTTAAAAACGTTGTTTTTCTAAATTAGAATAAAAACGGCAATCCCAATAAATACAATTATTTGAAGCCATTTTAAAATCAATCCTGAGTTCTTATTGTTTAAAGTAAAAGTTTTAATCTGTCCTGCCAATAAAGCTATTGCAGAAAAAATAATAAACGACACCAACATAAATATGCCACCCAAAACATAAAACTGAATTACAGTGCTCATCGATTCGCTGAACAAGAACCCTGGAAAAAATGCCAAAAAGAAAATCGTGACTTTAGGATTGAGGACATTCATAAAAAAACCTTGTACAAATAACTGTTTTAGACTTTTCTTCGGAACATTTTCTGAGTTAAGCGTAATTTCAGCATTCGACTTGTAGACTTTATAAGCCAGAAATAAAAGATAAATGGCACCTAAAAGTTTTATGCCAAAGAATAAATTTTCATTCGCCTTTATAATTGCCGAAACACCAAATGCCAACAGCGTCGTATGAACAATACAACCTGTAATCAATCCGCAAACGGTTGCCAGTCCATAAGATTTGCCGTTACTTATACTTTGTACTAAAACATAGATATTATCTGGTCCTGGCGAAATGGCTAAAGCTGATGTTGCTAATGCGAATGATATGAGGATGTCGTAATTCAAAATGAGATTTAGTTAGCGATAACTTTTGGATACGTGAGTTTTGACACGAATTTCACGAATTTTCACTAATCATTGTGCAATTTTAGAATTAGTTGGAATTCGTGAAATTCGTGTTTAACTTTTTTACTTTAACAAAGCCTTATTAATCCGTTTAACCAAACTCGGCCCTTCATAAATAAAACCCGTATAAACTTGAACTAAATCGGCA
Protein-coding sequences here:
- a CDS encoding DUF4856 domain-containing protein, producing MKKIALSLFVIGSILTSCSSDDDNGASEPQVVAPTTYQFERDGTTTVSFSGQTTRIAMGEEFVSALRDDSYTESQLDAMFAHVEGASDFADADLNASDKSIRSKVAASKDYYSANTTEANAIKSQFDTWISDQVTNVFPNWNNTASAGTAGQLQQAGGGSVRYINEKGFEINQLVAKGLIGSLMTDQILNNYLSPAVLDEASNITNNDNDVVEDGKSYTTMEHKWDEAFGYLYGAEADATMPSLDADSFLSEYMDRVDSDEDFTGIAQTVFDAFKLGRAAIVAKNYTVRDEQAEIIRENISKVLAVRGVYYLQRGKTILAEGDMASAFHQLSEGFGFVYSLQFTRVPGTTTPYFSKSEVDAFMAQVSADNGLWDVTADTIDTISNTIADRFDFTVEQTVN
- a CDS encoding NRAMP family divalent metal transporter, whose translation is MSKLKTLLKNLGPGLLFASMAIGTSHLVLSTKAGAQYGWIMIIPIILANVLKYPFFEFGIRYTNVTGKSIIEGYHKRGKGYLWLYALITLITSVAGPAALCSITAGLFINLFGIEGISFTTIAVCLFVFNSILLIIGKYKLLETTLKFLIPILFIALLATTILVINSGSATTIVNFDPPKLFDELGVLFLITLIGWMPTAVEASSWLSLWSAEKYKVDQYKPTLKDALREFNTGYILTANLAIFFLIIGCMTLYGSGTELSGNAITFADQVITLFTIHIGDWAYVFIAVSAFATMYSTCLTQHDAISRVSIDIIGLLVGKHEKFAGKKYYAIGIIIIAIVSIVVLYTLGANLELILAIATTTSFVLAPIIGYMNLRNVMSSDVPEADRPKRGLQTLTYLGISFLSLLAFYYGWILIF
- the guaB gene encoding IMP dehydrogenase; translated protein: MTAHENKILGEGLTYDDVLLVPAFSEVLPREVNIQTKFTRNITINIPVISAAMDTVTESKMAIAMAQEGGIGVLHKNMTIEQQADKVRRVKRAESGMIIDPVTLPLTATVFDAKSNMAEHSIGGIPIVDDDGKLKGIVTNRDLRFEHENTKPIVEVMTKENLVTAAVGTSLKDAEKILQQNKIEKLLIVDDNFKLVGLITFRDITKVTQKPNANKDTFGRLRVAAAIGVTGDAVERASALVKAGVDAVIIDTAHGHTKGVVMVLKEIKKKFPKLEVIVGNIATGEAAKYLVEAGADAVKVGIGPGSICTTRVVAGVGFPQFSAVLEVAAAIKGTGVPVIADGGIRYTGDIPKAIAAGADTVMLGSLLAGTKESPGETIIYEGRKFKSYRGMGSVEAMKQGSKDRYFQDVEDDIKKLVPEGIVGRVPYKGELVESIHQFVGGLRAGMGYCGAKDIETLKESGRFVKITSSGINESHPHDVTITKEAPNYSR
- a CDS encoding HTTM domain-containing protein, which codes for MPSKLNTYFKARSNAAPLAVFRIGFGVMMLASIIRFWSYGWIEKLYIEPKFHFSYYGFEFIKPIGNYTYLLFIICGLSAAFIALGLKYRIAIITFFLSFTYIELMDKTTYLNHYYFISVLSLLMCFLPASAYFSLDAIIRKKQYHQIPKWTIDAIKLLLGIVYVYAGLAKINSDWLFKAMPLKIWLPSKYDLPFIGDNILQQEWFHIAMSWSGMLYDLSIPFLLLYKRTRVFAFVLVVFFHIFTRVLFPIGMFPYVMIVGTLIFFDAKVHERLLEVFRKLFKFLKLKYVKLETSTYSFSNQNIILPILGLFFAIQLLLPFRYMLYPNELFWTEEGYRFSWRVMLMEKAGYAEFKIVDAKKAQSFSVNNSDFLTPFQEKQMSTQPDFILEYAKYLEQHFKAQGHENIEIYVDSYVALNGRSSERYIDPKVDLLKQTESFKPKNWILPFKDEIKGL
- a CDS encoding hydroxymethylglutaryl-CoA lyase, with the protein product MNKAVKIIECPRDAMQGIKDFIPTQQKIQYIQSLLRVGFDTIDFGSFVSPKAIPQMVDTAEVLAQLDLSKTESKLLAIIANTRGATDASQHSEIDYLGFPFSISENFQMRNTHKTIAQSVITLSEILEIAENSQKKVVVYISMGFGNPYGDPWNVDIVGEWTERLAKMGVGILSLSDTIGSSDAENIDYLFSQLIPDYPNIEFGAHLHTTPSTWFEKIDAAYKAGCRRFDGAIQGFGGCPMAKDDLTGNMPTEKMLSYFTQKKAHDLNAMSFESSYNEATKIFSKYH
- a CDS encoding LysE family translocator; the encoded protein is MNYDILISFALATSALAISPGPDNIYVLVQSISNGKSYGLATVCGLITGCIVHTTLLAFGVSAIIKANENLFFGIKLLGAIYLLFLAYKVYKSNAEITLNSENVPKKSLKQLFVQGFFMNVLNPKVTIFFLAFFPGFLFSESMSTVIQFYVLGGIFMLVSFIIFSAIALLAGQIKTFTLNNKNSGLILKWLQIIVFIGIAVFILI
- a CDS encoding imelysin family protein yields the protein MIKKALILLAIVFVAAACSSSDEGPGTTNDNFDRTALLTNLADNIIVPVYEDLNFKLSDLVTQKNAFVAVPNQVNLDAFRTSWYNAYSVWQSAEMFTIGRAEEINYVFQMNIYPTNITDIQNNIQSQSYDLANVNNNDAVGFPALDYMLYGLADNDTELLEFYTTNPDASKYLAYASDVTDQMKALTQDVTTDWSTYAQTFIGNSSNTATGSINKLVNDYMFYYEKGLRANKIGIPAGNFSATPLPEKVEGYYRSNISKALATEALASVKDFFNGKAYNGNTSGESLASYLDYLNTIKNGEDLSTLINNQFDIAQSKINILDNNFTTQINTDNTKMTEAFDALQMAVVLLKVDMLQALNISVDYVDADGD
- a CDS encoding TonB-dependent receptor domain-containing protein, which encodes MKLKDYSLFIIFFVSVFFISAQHKVSGIVTSKVSQQPLNNVEVYDKVTGLLAKSNSEGYYEFTTKKQKLSLVFFSFEHQIIEIDLIIEDDVVLNQQLETIGEALTAVEITARKNKVFELTRLRDVEETAIYAGKKTEVVLVEQSMANLATNNARQLYSQVAGLNIYQNDDAGLQLNIGGRGLDPNRTANFNTRQNGYDISADVLGYPESYYSPASEGLKQIQVIRGAASLQYGTQFGGLINFVMKEPNPNKPIELITRNTLGSFGLYTNFTSLSGTKNKWSYYTFFNYKKGDGFRPNSEFESKNIYAHIGYQFNENTSLAAELTYLDYLAQQAGGLTDSMFNENPYQSNRARNWFEVDWLLYNVKFAHQFSEDTNFTFNFFGLNASRNALGFRTNRVSQVDPGVERDLIKGDFNNYGFETRLLSNYQIFNKEATFLIGSKFYNANNSQQQGPGSDGIGPDFNIRTDEFPNYSDQSDFDFPNLNVAVFGENIFYLNDKFSVTPGFRFEYIKTESEGFYKRINTDAAGNVIFEETVEDNRDFERNFVLLGLGLSYKPTTSLEVYGNISQNYRSVTFSDININNPAFVINPDITDEDGFTIDLGLRGNYKSFVSYDVGAFALFYNGRIGFVQKGLADGRVVSERGNIGDALMFGVESLFDFNLKKLFKMNNDFSLNYFINTSFIKSEYTSSDQPGIEGNNVEFVPDLNLKTGLRLGYKNLMANVQYTYLGRQFTDATNSVESNLSGVIGEIPEYDILDLSLSYTYKRFKLETGVNNLLDNAYFTRRATGYPGPGIISSAPRNWFTTLEVTF